In Amaranthus tricolor cultivar Red isolate AtriRed21 chromosome 5, ASM2621246v1, whole genome shotgun sequence, a genomic segment contains:
- the LOC130812531 gene encoding ribonuclease II, chloroplastic/mitochondrial-like isoform X1, whose translation METGTWATLPLAWFGFSRIIRFKGLHNCCGFSRIIRFKGLHNCCGQLSFVQRIKGRLFLTSAQNRLGFARSEDLLKSKFEKPGLRGGLLLEYKKDSERVLLAVAQKPDGKKNWMVSDQNGSTCSIKPQQITYVVPGVDKFDHNQIPDFLQRAQDNLDPSLLELAWAELLEKNKSVTPEELAEMIYGIAEPLESYCAHLLLSTDEIYFSTPESKGYCSVYTPRPTNQVEELHRRKLIKQAAEKKLQEFLQLLHQAKSRPIDAKPPRSSWILEERIHDLIEALVAYAVAEVCSDSQKRTAETILTAMGFAKTASSALNLLIDIGYFPVHVNLDLLKLDIRTNHSEDVVAAAEELLSDSCDIDQIRRKDLTHLKVYAIDVDEADELDDALSASRLQDGRIKVWIHVADPTCLVQPGSILDKEAMSRGATVFLPEATYPMFPEKLAMEVMSLKQGEKCNALTVSVLLHSDGSIAEYSVENTIIRPTYMLTYESASELLHLNLEEEAELKILSEAAALRLKWRRSQGAVGTTTLEARVKVANPDDPEPQINLYVENQADHAMRLVSEMMILCGEAIATYGSYNNIPLPYRGQPQPNVDASTFSHLPEGPVRSAAIVKIMRAATYDFRQPIHHAGLGLPGYVQFTSPIRRYVDLLAHYQVKSFIRGNAAPFSAGQLEGIASIVNMQHRVARKLCSTSLRYWLLEYLRRQPKERKFRALILRFIKDRIAALILVEVGLQASTWVLVGSKVGDEIKVQVEESHPRDDTLSLKQVAD comes from the exons ATGGAAACGGGTACGTGGGCAACTTTACCGTTAGCTTGGTTTGGTTTTTCCCGCATAATCAGATTTAAGGGTCTTCataattgttgtggtttttcCCGCATAATCAGATTTAAGGGTCTTCATAATTGTTGTGGACAATTGAGCTTTGTCCAACGAATTAAAGGAAGATTGTTTTTGACTTCAGCACAAAATAG GTTGGGGTTTGCAAGAAGCGAAGATCTTCTCAAAAGCAAGTTTGAGAAGCCAGGGCTTCGAGGAGGTTTGCTTTTGGAATACAAAAAAGATTCTGAAAGGGTATTGCTTGCAGTTGCTCAGAAACCTGATGGAAAGAAAAACTGGATGGTTTCTGATCAG AATGGTTCGACATGCTCAATAAAACCACAGCAGATAACTTATGTTGTTCCTGGTGTTGACAAGTTTGACCATAACCAAATTCCAGATTTTTTGCAAAGAGCACAGGataacttg GATCCATCTCTCCTTGAGCTTGCTTGGGCTGAGCTGCTTGAGAAGAATAAATCAGTGACTCCTGAAGAGCTGGCAGAG ATGATTTATGGTATTGCTGAACCTCTGGAAAGCTACTGTGCACATCTCTTGCTGTCAACGGATGAGATCTACTTCTCTACTCCGGAGAGTAAAGGCTACTGTTCTGTTTACACTCCTCGGCCTACAAATCAG GTTGAGGAACTTCATAGGAGGAAACTTATCAAGCAGGCTGCTGAAAAGAAATTACAGGAGTTCCTACAGTTGTTGCATCAAGCTAAATCAAGACCTATTGATGCAAAGCCACCCAGATCCTCATGGATTCTGGAAGAAAGAATCCATGATCTTATAGAGGCCCTTGTTGCTTATGCAGTTGCTGAAGTATGTAGTGATAGCCAAAAGAGAACAGCTGAGACG ATTCTTACAGCCATGGGTTTTGCAAAAACAGCATCATCAGCATTAAATCTTCTCATTGATATTGGTTATTTTCCGGTGCATGTTAATCTTGATCTTTTAAAGCTGGACATTCGTACCAATCACTCAGAGGATGTTGTGGCAGCTGCTGAAGAATTGTTGTCAGATTCTTGTGATATAGATCAG attcgGAGGAAGGATCTTACCCACTTGAAGGTCTACGCTATCGATGTTGATGAGGCTGATGAG CTTGATGATGCACTTAGCGCGTCAAGGTTACAAGATGGCCGAATTAAAGTTTGGATACACGTGGCGGATCCGACCTGCTTAGTTCAACCTGGAAGCATACTGGACAA AGAGGCCATGAGCAGAGGTGCTACAGTGTTTCTGCCTGAAGCGACTTATCCTATGTTCCCAGAGAAGCTTGCAATGGAAGTGATGAGCTTAAAACAAGGGGAGAAGTGCAATGCTTTGACAGTATCTGTTTTGCTGCATTCTGATGGCAG CATTGCTGAGTATTCAGTTGAAAATACTATAATCAGACCTACCTACATGCTCACATATGAAAGTGCATCAGAGCTCCTTCATTTGAATCTTGAAGAGGAGGCAGAGTTGAAGATTCTGTCAGAGGCTGCAGCTCTACGTTTGAAATGGCGCAGATCACAG GGTGCTGTAGGCACCACAACATTAGAAGCACGTGTCAAAGTGGCAAATCCTGATGATCCAGAACCACAGATCAATCTTTATGTGGAGAATCAAGCTGATCATGCTATGCGCCTTGTTTCAGAGATGATGATTCTTTGTGGAGAGGCTATTGCTACATATGGATCTTACAACAACATACCTTTACCTTATAGAGGACAGCCACAACCAAATGTTGATGCATCTACATTTTCTCATCTTCCAGAAGGACCAGTTAGGAGTGCAGCTATTGTTAAAATTATGCGTGCAGCCACGTATGATTTTAGACAGCCAATACACCATGCTGGTTTGGGACTTCCTGGCTATGTTCAGTTCACATCTCCTATACGTAGATATGTGGATCTACTTGCTCATTATCAG GTTAAATCTTTTATTAGGGGTAACGCTGCTCCATTTTCAGCTGGTCAGCTGGAAGGGATAGCTTCAATAGTTAATATGCAGCATAGAGTTGCAAGAAAGCTGTGCAGTACTAGTCTCCGGTATTGGTTACTAGAATATTTAAGAAGGCAGCCAAAGGAAAGAAAGTTCCGTGCTCTTATACTCAGATTTATTAAGGATCGGATTGCAGCCTTGATTCTGGTTGAG GTTGGGCTACAAGCTTCCACATGGGTTTTAGTGGGTTCCAAGGTTGGAGATGAAATTAAAGTTCAGGTAGAAGAATCGCATCCTAGAGATGATACTTTGTCCCTTAAGCAGGTTGCTGATTAA